The nucleotide sequence agcggctgAGCTACTGTTGCGTTAGCtagctgctcctggctgcatcactataggctaatgttaataaacaaaatgctccacatttgctttttaccgttacatcctgtcttgcaggctaaatcaacagtggtatacaggatagtaacatgggatGTGTTAGTTGTTGCTgtgccggttgttttatggtgttagtggactgcatgtcgttagctaccatgttgtcgctgtagtctgagagaggctcaggagcacgcacagggctgaatctgacccggagacctcacattaaaagcagaatagtggctgatacAAGCAATGGAGAGAACAGGCGCGTGCTTCATTTCttagtgagttttgagcccattgacaataaggcaatgaaaattttattgaaatacttacatatagcccctttaagtaattggctacttcacaaattgactgcgatgttaatgtgaaatgacatgtggaCAGCACAGTTGTTGAGCAaatctgaatgtttgtgttatttgttgtacctgtttaataacattttatcatatacagctccttggctgaatgtacagtagtgtttatgtaatgtttttgatcatgttaTAATGGAAGATCTGAGCATTAACTGGGAGgggtcccttgtggaaaaccatttcacctgaacctaaacggttagcattatcagaacagttagacatgatgtcatattgtgtctcagcaactttaaacaaaataaaaaatctgacagtGGTTGttaattagaggtaatattgttttgatatagacaaaatatttccttttctcttccacagatgctgtgtgataaagcagtttccaaatccCATAGAGTCTGCAGTCACAGAAAATGCAACAAGTCCTACTCAAAGATACCGACCCTCTACTCCAAGGATaaggattgtgacatttttcagtttcagtttggttccaccatttgtactgTAAGTTTGTGACGTAGTACCTTCACTATAGTTGAGTAAGcgcttggactgccataccaacgagcctggctctttggtgttgctgtcaaagttgcatgtttggtaccctgtagacctgtgttCAAATCTGGGTAGGATGACTGCTCTCGCCTTTGACcgcatatggtgtcagaagtgtgATGGCTTGCCGTGAGGTCATCTGAGCCGTGCCCAGAGTCTGAACCGTCTGAGGGACCACcatgggtaacattaatgatgggatgtgtatagtgtacatttcagtaatactgatcatatgtcatcattcaactgattttatttttatttgaaggtattttggtcaagatgtgatacatgcttctgtaccttttaatgtacaggaagttatttttgtaatgtacacaaaattaaagtcttttagttgtctgtatgtgtgtgtgttgtcaaatagatttttattattatgctaaaagggcattttgcaagttatttttaaggcattaataatgcattattctcatactgaatggtttcataaagcagcttcccaagatattaatagtggctcttggagtatactagtaataaattactaatatgctgaaatgctaataaaaatgttcagggaacacatttatgtgaagtttacaatatatttaaactgttcttcaagtatagcacaaaagggtattttaagttaaattttaaGAAGTATatataaattacagtaaagttacttaaaataggtccattttaacaaaactaaatatattaaaatatattgcagtTATCTTAAAGTTGACATTAATGTTTCTAAAATGACAATTTAATTTGTTCCAAAACACATTTAGTATAcacttagtatagtacaattaaaatatgataagtTTATCCAACAAAAGtgctacttaagtatatttcttttttgcttGGGGAAACTCTTTAACTTAAATTAAGAGAATcgctggtttgtgtgtgtgacattgaAAATTACttcgcagcagttgtgtgtggcgtctctatgacgaccagctacactgagggggtactatctctgggtaggcctactatctgcaatggaaaacaaagcCAAACAGTCGAGTCGAggtgagttgagctggtactggtaatagAAAAACGGCATGTAACActtgcttttacttttactcatgCCATTTACCATTATCTCCTCGATCGGATTTTCCCTCACTCATGTCATTGCCAATACTTCTTGGGCATTCATCCTTCTGCTGGTGCCTACTCCTTCTATTGTGTTGTCTTCGGGTCATTTTACCCGTTTTCAAAAAGTTTTGTATGAAAAATATGGTTTTCTTTCATGAAATTACACCAAAATAACATGGATGCTTCCACACTACGctctaaacaaacaaacaccccccccccaactgGTAATGAGTTGGAATGAAGTTGGCTAAGAAAGTGTAACACAGAATTGGGTGATAAGTTAAACTGGATGCTTTAAAAGCAGGCAAACCAGACCGGGAGGACAAAAAGTGCATGGTCGACGGAAGAAAACACAAGGgtaaattaaatacatattgAGATACACATCTTGTGTATCTTGTCATACAGCTTGCTTACCAACAGACATAATGCATAAACAATCAGCGCAAAGCAACCATTGAGTGGACCCCCAAAAGTTTTcagtctggtgtgggggacagagagcaaCCCCTTGTCCATGgacagggatggagaaggtCCAGTAGGTACACAGGAGCAATGGCATGGTTAAGCAATAGCTCACCACAGGCCGTAGTATACAACAGTTAAGGGCGTTGTTAGGCCCAACGTGCGCATCAAAGGCTAGAATTattagaactatttatttatatctatttgCATGTTGCCGGTTGTTGTGCAGCAACTAAAAACTGGTAACTTGAACTTAAATGATAATATGCTTgtgtagcatggctaaattagctatgaattttaatacatttatgagaattaatacccagttatgaattttaatattcagaaaatatcaaaaatccATAAAAGCTCTCGTTAAAAGGGCATCACCGgagttataatcctagagtctccggacctagcttttaataattatacaattattactagtgatcagttagttaataatcgctcaattatcttaaatcaatcagtcagtctcatatctaaagggtcaattctcttggcagggacgtggaaataggcaacacacacagttcttgattgcagtgaatttattaactaactaatgcgatataaaagggtggttaaatacagggaaaataaacaatggctgaacaatgagaaatggaggttcgattgtgggaagcatttgactcatacggcagaggagaactaatgaaagtaagctatgagtttaggagtaaAAAGATTATTAACATTACTggacatccctgaccacagaatgtttgttaggtcttacggcttgtcgaccgcctgctttggcctgtggcacgggtcccacgctagctgcccgatcctgccttttgctagggattctccggggttctccatgtctggcaattcggctgttttcaggtttccttcgttgccgttggcgagaccacgtggcttggtctgacctcggtgaagttggctcgacaaacaagcttaaaagggaacttggtcgttcctgaattagtccagtgtaacttaacagactgataattttaacaaaacaaaagaaagaaagaaaataaaacaaactgaggggcagatcaatgtcgcggcacttcgcgtgtgtagcttcaagcgaacaaaggcctgttgcgctggtcgaactTTTAGGGTGTTGCCTGGAGAGGTACGCCGGatgcgtgccgaagcgtccagagagccgagTGGGAGACCAGGGCacgaggagaggagaagagcagagcagagcaaaaGCGAGAAGGACGTcatgtgtcgctcttttgttgcctggggcgtggttcccccagggggcgtttcaggtttcctgagggactgcctttctaagctttaatgtctaaaagaaaagaaatctatttgcgcgtattataatcaaatatcttccacaatcaaacctcaatggtcaaacggttgtactgttctaagttaagcatttggtaacgggaaacaattgtcacattattggtcaggataagtgggtgacatttatacattaacagcatttccgacgatggtatgtaatacttatttcgtccacttgggggagctcaggttacatgaggaaagcttagattaacccaaaacaatctttccttaggaaattgggaattcagccttaaattcaagccggcaattaatagagtatagtatgacatttctttatcatcatttctaaaggaattttgtgagaaagtattgtgaacaagcattggttacacataagatgatggagtgtccttaatcttgctgaaaataaaaacactgcaaaagtaacttatttagattcttttcagcccTAATATCAAcgacagatagcaacaacatggttgttataactactcaaatataggcaaacgtaatcaagtaaataaaagatttaattaaacttaattaaatgctttgagtctttggagactgcagtctttgtttatttaaagttcggctgtcctggattatgtcacaagTGGGTGAGACAAgaagtatccctttgatggggtaataaaacacagagcaaggtccgttgccacggttacatgtgtgtgggagggggggcagtttaggatttCCTGCCCCATCCAAGGAgattctgataggctgttcagggaaatgctaatcgctggttaatgtccctttgtTCGCATTATCAGCTTCGtagatcaaaaaggtgccagttttatgatcaggctgctcaggcatagcacttagagaaagcaactttccaccccccttccgttggggtctctttagcagtctgttgaagttgatctttaacccccctgctcctctctgggagaggaaaagaggaatttggagtagctccaaatttatttaatataaaatgcacaaatccacaccgttgtcccaCTACACTTGCTACTGTGTGCCGGCGGCCAGCAGTAGCCtacgtaaaataataacactttatatttattatacctaccataaagggcggaattgcatctctccttgagcaatagtcttttgaacaggctattgaaacttaaactttgttgcaatatcgcagacatctggggcaagtagtggactgctatgtgtgtgtgtgtttgtgcgtttttgtgtgtgtgaaagagggaaatgttgaatcacgtaataagcaatgatttctctctctctctctctctctctcatttgtttatttatctatcTCCGCCAGTAAAATCAGATCGCATTTTATTAGCAGGTGTAAATGGGGCCACAAAactcagattataactcgaaccTTGTTTGTCACGGAGTGATACGgatctgtgcaaaggaattcGACGTCCTATCCATTGTATACGCTCATTATATCActactatgaaccaatcagattgcttgatttgagctaccaGTTTTATAAAGTGATTTATAGGTGAGGTGGAGGACTTTGTACGTAATGTGTGGCCAGTTAATGTGAGCATATGGGTGATGTGTTGCCAGGGCCTATTTTGAGTGAGAATTCTGGCAGCCGAGTTCTGTACATATTGTATCCTGTCCAGGATTTTGCTGGGTGATGACAGAATCAGTTGCATTTATTATGAGTTATAAttgataaacaaaacaatgacaaataaacacaacaaattaaaacaagtgacaacacaattaaaaaacaaccGGGATTATGTATTTTGTCACACTTTGTCACAACAGCACAAGAGAAAAAACATTCAGTAAATTACAGATGTGCAAGTGATTCAGCTTGATTCATACATATTTCCTTTTATAAAGATATTTTGGGCATTTTTACTCAATAATgggcaattgacccttcgctaagccacaccccgaatacaaagctggccaatcacagcacagtataggactcgctctaactgaagtccgacactttcatggctgcgctccattcactctaatgcaaaaggagtaattttctagctttttttggctgtatttttctaacatatggtcaaacgctgttcttggggcacttgtaatagttatagtcgctacccagagaggttgataggagaagtatgatttattctctttacaaaaccaaaaataaattcagaaaaatgtcggctgtggattgttcctaatgtgatgatggttagctaacgctagctaacttcctactcaATGGAACGTAATGAAGCCcttctgttctgctttttaatgactacAGAGGACTACCCAGCTTTataggaacagtgttgatcctaaatattgttgtcttttgtctcaagcgtcgggggatgcggtggttcacttgtactgtgtgagtggtaggctttagcttctatctttaatttttttcacgtccgtttgagtcttagcaactgtaactaaggggggtggggcttagcgaagggtcaattgagaTATGACAGAAAACAAGTGAAGACAGAAAGGGGGGAATGGCATGAAACAAATGTTGCAGGCCAGAAACAAACCAGGGACAATGTAATCACAGCTCTGGATATGGTACACGTCTTAACCGCTATGCCTCCAGGAGGCTCAGATAATGTTTTCCTTTCACAAATAATAATTCTCCTGCAGCAACTCCAAGAAGTCCAAGACTCAGGCCAagtccacaaaacacagcaggacCAATACTGATCTCATTTGTTTCAACCTCTGGAGAGGACAAgagaaattaattttaatctAAAAACACAAGTTATTTCAACTGATTGAATTCTACATTTCTATCAGACCTTCAAGAGACTATTAAGATACAACAAAACATTAAGCTTCTTTGTTCTCTCCCCAAAACTTTGTCTGAGGCGTCTCCAGTGACTCATGCTCCATAGTGCAGCTGTAGATGTCTCCTTCCTTTGGGAGAAAATCCAGGGTggacaaaacataaaatgtccCATCAGGATTGGGTAAGCATTTGATGAAAGGATCTTCCTCTGATACTTCTACATCATTCTTGGTCCACTTTATGTTgatggagggaggaaagaaaTGATTGATGAAGCAGATGAGAGTGTTCTCTTGCTCTTTTATCACTTCATCTCTGGGGTAGATGATGATTTCTGGTTCCTCTGAGGGTTAAATCCACACATATTTTAGTGTGCTGTTAATGTTCTATATTTTTGTGAAAACCGGGGTTAATGGATACAGTATCTTTGTCAAAAGTGAACAGACAGTAAATGAAAAATCAATGTGGTGAGTACAACTTAACTTTAATCTTTGTTGTAGCTGACTTGTCTGTTTTCCATGTCTGTAAATTGCCTTTGCACTGAATTCTGTTATGTGCTGCATATTTGTAAGCCCAGGAAACATGTAAACTTGTAGGCAGTCTGCCATTCCAAACAAGatctccttttttaaagtctgcaTAGTAGATTTCTTCACCATCCAGTGTCATACATAGTTGAGTATCGCTTGAGTCAACTCCCTGGAAAAAAGTAACAATCCAGACATGAATTCAGAAACAACTATTTATACTGGTAACAAATTCATAAAAAggtttacaaataaacttgtgAACGTGGCATTTTAGTTCATATTTCATTTTAGATACAAAAGGAACAATTATAGGAAATAGCCATACTTACTTTGTGCATAGATGCAAACGGCTCCTGACAAAAAAAGTACAATTGTGAAGTACATATCTTTTAGTCTGTTTGTATTTCAGTGTGCTGTCACACCTCTCATGTTttcagagagaaagatgagaCTTCTCAGGGTCGACTGTGCTCGATGAAATGTTTCCTCATAACTAAATAAATCCCATAAATGTTTGATAAAACATGTGAcgctttgtgtttgttttctttctcatgCTTTGACATCTCTTCACATCCTCATtccttcacttcctgtttggcaGGTTAATAAATGAGAGCAGTTTCCTCCTTCAAAACTGGAGAAAATCACATCAACACCATATTTCATGTATTTGAATgcttctatttttttattttatgctaagtactttttaaaaaagtaaataaatcctCCAAAATTGTATGTAACCTTGTTatatattgtaatgtaattGGGTGGATTACATTACTTAATCCTTTCAATGCAAGATAAATGGCTAAAACTTTATCcaacaaaatattataaaatagtGTCAATTGAACAGGGCTCCAGTTGCAGTTACTCAGATAATGTGACAATGTAGTATTAccatgtattataataaaaatttaatatttactctatatttatatttggaACAAATTTTATTCATATGTCAATTAAGGTATTGTAATTCATTCCCATGCATGCTGCATAGCTCTTCTGCCAACAGCGCCGgggtctctctccctctcctcgaACTGTGTGCAGGCAGTCAGTGACTGACGTGTGAGACAGGCGGCTTCTCTCTCAATCTTTCTCTCCTGATCTCTGGATTAAGATGTTCCTACAGCTTGTGAACATGTAAATAGCTTGTTCAATCTTCTCACTTTGTagattgtgtatttattttttatatttttatctcTCTTTCAAATGGCATGAGCGAAGGTGATCTCTCCCTCACATCAATTGTGAGTGCAATATTTCAGTCCATGGTTCATAGGACTGCCATTTCAAGGACGATGCAAAGACCTTATAAAGCTTAAATTCACTGAAACTGTTGATCATATTCGTGACATTTAAGAAATTAGGTAGACTATAGGACTGTAAAGAGAAACATAGGAGACATGGATACCAATGTGTATTGTAGTTAGTGTTATGTCACAACAGCTGCAGAAAGGTTTTACAGCACcctctcaaaacacacacacattagggttgggccgatagacgatgccatcgtccattggcgatggctgacagacatcacgacgtTGAGCCAGGCATcatgattgtaaaacccccgccccattattatttttaagtatgctttgcaggTGCCTCGGAATTCCCCCACACCCTGACACAATCACTCACACCTACACCTAAT is from Micropterus dolomieu isolate WLL.071019.BEF.003 ecotype Adirondacks linkage group LG02, ASM2129224v1, whole genome shotgun sequence and encodes:
- the LOC123958987 gene encoding H-2 class II histocompatibility antigen, A-K alpha chain-like, which codes for MHKGVDSSDTQLCMTLDGEEIYYADFKKGDLVWNGRLPTSLHVSWAYKYAAHNRIQCKGNLQTWKTDKSATTKIKEPEIIIYPRDEVIKEQENTLICFINHFFPPSINIKWTKNDVEVSEEDPFIKCLPNPDGTFYVLSTLDFLPKEGDIYSCTMEHESLETPQTKFWGENKEVETNEISIGPAVFCGLGLSLGLLGVAAGELLFVKGKHYLSLLEA